The following proteins are co-located in the bacterium genome:
- a CDS encoding 3-oxoacyl-[acyl-carrier-protein] synthase III C-terminal domain-containing protein — translation MQTILRIPATANPPYYATQREAYEFYTSHFALTPDEHSLYHKLLIDGPIQGRYFGLDCAEDACETNPDRLNERFVKYARQTGASAASKAMTEAGLSPHDLGGVIVNTCTGYLCPGLSSYLVEDLGLPSSVKTLDIAGMGCGGALPNIDTAAALLAAHGGRPWLSVAVEACSATLFMGADPALIVSNCIFGDGAAAVILQKESTLSNPTGLMRILGSTSSIHPKYREQLRYRQETGRLRNVLTTRVPVIGAKLAGEALTALLTQHQMTRQDISWWAVHAGGTAVLDQVGRDLGLDASALQYSLNVFRTYGNMSSPSVMFALKQIIEQGHPKAGDRGVLLSFGAGFSAFAMLIEFL, via the coding sequence GTGCAAACCATCCTTCGTATTCCTGCTACTGCCAATCCCCCGTACTATGCGACGCAGCGGGAAGCCTATGAATTTTATACGTCCCACTTCGCCCTGACCCCCGATGAGCACTCCCTCTATCACAAACTCCTGATCGATGGCCCTATTCAAGGCCGCTATTTCGGACTGGACTGCGCTGAGGATGCCTGCGAAACGAATCCTGACCGTCTGAACGAACGGTTTGTCAAATATGCCCGGCAGACCGGCGCCTCGGCGGCCAGCAAGGCCATGACGGAAGCGGGTCTATCGCCCCATGACCTGGGCGGCGTGATTGTGAATACCTGTACCGGCTATTTATGCCCGGGCCTGTCATCCTACCTGGTGGAAGACCTCGGGCTCCCCTCGTCCGTCAAAACCCTGGATATTGCCGGCATGGGCTGTGGCGGGGCCCTGCCCAACATCGACACGGCGGCGGCCTTGCTGGCCGCCCATGGGGGCCGTCCCTGGTTGAGTGTGGCCGTGGAAGCCTGCAGCGCCACCCTGTTCATGGGCGCTGACCCGGCCCTGATTGTAAGTAACTGCATCTTTGGCGATGGGGCCGCCGCCGTCATCCTGCAAAAGGAGTCGACGCTGTCCAACCCCACCGGCCTGATGCGTATCCTGGGCAGCACCTCCAGCATCCACCCCAAATATCGCGAACAGCTTCGCTACCGGCAGGAAACCGGTCGGCTGCGCAATGTGCTCACGACCCGTGTTCCGGTAATCGGGGCCAAACTCGCAGGCGAGGCCCTGACCGCCCTGCTGACCCAGCATCAGATGACGCGCCAGGATATCTCCTGGTGGGCGGTCCATGCCGGGGGTACCGCCGTCCTGGACCAGGTGGGACGCGATCTGGGGTTGGACGCCAGCGCGCTCCAATATTCACTCAACGTCTTCCGGACCTATGGCAACATGTCATCCCCTTCCGTCATGTTCGCCTTGAAACAGATCATCGAGCAAGGTCACCCCAAGGCCGGCGACCGGGGCGTTCTGCTCTCATTCGGCGCCGGCTTCTCCGCCTTCGCCATGCTCATCGAATTCCTCTAA
- a CDS encoding ThuA domain-containing protein, with the protein MSAKIRVTIWNEFRHEKSNEIVKKLYPLGLHKAIADGISASDLEIRLASLDEPEHGLTQNVVDSTDVLLWWGHCAHAEVKDEIVQRVQKRVLEGMGLIVLHSGHFSKIFKAMMGTNCSLKWREVGEKERLWNIEPSHPITQGIGEYFELPHAEMYGERFDIPQDGKIIFISWFEGGEVFRSGVAFERGHGKVFYFRPGHETYPIYYDKNVLKVIGNAVRWAKPLTYQEHAAPNAQPLEVIKTPNPHKVSAGIVQDISGKAK; encoded by the coding sequence ATGAGTGCAAAAATCAGGGTAACGATCTGGAACGAATTCCGGCATGAGAAATCGAATGAAATCGTTAAAAAACTGTATCCGCTCGGCTTGCACAAGGCGATTGCCGATGGCATCAGCGCGTCTGATCTGGAGATCCGGCTGGCGTCACTCGATGAGCCGGAGCACGGGCTGACCCAGAACGTGGTCGATAGTACCGATGTCCTGCTCTGGTGGGGGCATTGCGCCCATGCTGAAGTCAAAGATGAAATCGTCCAGCGCGTCCAGAAGCGCGTGCTGGAAGGGATGGGACTGATTGTGCTCCACTCCGGCCATTTCTCTAAAATTTTCAAAGCGATGATGGGCACGAACTGTTCCTTGAAGTGGCGTGAAGTCGGGGAGAAGGAGCGTCTTTGGAATATTGAGCCGTCCCATCCGATCACCCAGGGCATCGGCGAGTATTTTGAGTTGCCCCATGCTGAAATGTATGGTGAACGCTTTGACATCCCCCAGGATGGCAAAATCATTTTCATCTCCTGGTTTGAGGGCGGGGAAGTCTTCCGTAGCGGCGTGGCGTTTGAGCGCGGACATGGCAAGGTCTTCTATTTCCGGCCCGGCCATGAAACCTATCCGATTTACTACGACAAGAACGTGTTGAAAGTGATCGGCAATGCGGTCCGCTGGGCCAAGCCCCTGACCTATCAAGAGCATGCGGCGCCCAATGCCCAGCCGCTGGAAGTGATCAAAACGCCGAATCCCCACAAGGTGAGCGCCGGGATTGTTCAGGATATCAGCGGAAAAGCCAAGTGA
- a CDS encoding HAD family hydrolase, which translates to MSGLVRTLREFRPAHEFFIGIDSDGCAFDTMEIKQKQCFLPNNIKYFGLEPIAGYARDATEFVNLYSKERGSNRYPAILSVLGWLSKRREVIQQGITVPDLPRLRQWVRAEAQLSKSALRSLVDKTGDAELRNVLAWSEAVDATIEDIVKGVPLFPFVRESLAKAFPKADIMVVSQTPLEALEREWTEHGVIQYVRVIAGQEHGTKTEHIALAAKGKYATDKIMMIGDAQGDYRAATENGVCFFPIVPGKEKASWQRFLNESLDKFLAGTYRGEYEAALIKEFDAALPACPSW; encoded by the coding sequence GTGAGCGGGTTAGTCAGGACGCTGAGGGAGTTCCGGCCGGCTCATGAGTTTTTCATCGGGATTGATTCCGATGGCTGTGCCTTTGATACGATGGAGATCAAACAGAAGCAGTGCTTTCTACCCAATAATATCAAATATTTCGGATTGGAGCCGATTGCCGGATACGCGCGGGACGCGACGGAATTCGTCAACCTGTACTCCAAGGAGCGGGGCAGCAACCGGTATCCGGCGATTCTTTCGGTGCTGGGCTGGCTCTCCAAACGCAGGGAAGTCATTCAGCAGGGCATCACCGTGCCGGATCTCCCGCGGTTGCGGCAATGGGTGCGGGCGGAGGCCCAGCTTAGCAAAAGCGCCTTGCGCTCACTGGTCGATAAAACAGGGGATGCGGAACTGCGGAACGTACTCGCCTGGTCGGAGGCGGTGGATGCGACGATCGAGGACATTGTGAAGGGCGTGCCGCTGTTCCCCTTTGTGCGGGAATCGCTGGCAAAGGCTTTCCCGAAGGCCGACATCATGGTGGTCTCCCAGACCCCGCTTGAGGCGTTGGAGCGTGAGTGGACCGAGCATGGGGTGATTCAGTACGTTCGCGTCATCGCCGGACAGGAGCATGGCACGAAGACCGAGCACATTGCTCTGGCGGCCAAGGGCAAATATGCCACGGATAAAATCATGATGATCGGGGATGCCCAGGGAGACTACCGGGCGGCCACGGAGAATGGCGTCTGCTTCTTTCCCATTGTCCCCGGCAAGGAAAAAGCCTCCTGGCAGCGGTTCCTGAACGAATCCCTCGATAAATTCCTGGCCGGCACCTACCGTGGCGAGTATGAAGCGGCGTTGATAAAAGAATTCGATGCGGCCCTGCCTGCCTGCCCCAGTTGGTAG